The Anaerohalosphaeraceae bacterium DNA segment GGGATGTCAGATCCCTGCTAATCCCTTTGTTCAGGGACCTGCCGGACGGCAGGTGACAGTGGCAGATGACGCTGCGGTCCGGCCTACGGGGCGCGAAGGGACGGGCTGGTGGTATAACGCGGCGACGGGGCACTTTGCGGCCTGCGACAGTCGATACCATTCTGCTTATTAAAAACAAACCGCGGATTTCACGGATTCAGCGGATTTCGATAAAAAAATGAAACAACATAGGCAGATACAACACGGTTTTACCCTGCTGGAGATACTGATGGCGATGGTCATCCTCGGCGCGGCAGCGGCGGGGGTGTTTTTGCCTTTTGTGAGTGCGGCCCAGGTACAACGGGAGGCGGTCTGCCAGGTGCTGGCGGCTCAACTGGCCTCCAACCTGATGGAAGAGATTGTCAGTACGTCTTTTGAGGAAATCAAGACACGCTGGAATGGTTATATGGAAGCGGAGGGACAGGTCAAAAACGCATCCGGTGCGGTGTTTTCTGATCCAATTTACAAAGGATTTGCCCGTTCGGTTTTGGTGGGAACTGTCCAGATAAACGATACAGAATGTCTGATGGCTTCTGTTCGTGTGGACTATAAGGGACGGCAAATGGTCCGTCTTCAATCTCTGATAGCCCCCTGATATGGTTTGTCAAACGAGAAAAAACAGCGGTTTTACCCTGATTGAACTGGTGATGGGGATGCTCATCGCCGGTGTTGTTTTGCTGGCGGCGGCGACCTTTTCGTTTGCGATGCGGCAGGGGCAGGAAACCACTGAGCTGATGTTCAATGGTCCGGCAGCCGTTCGCGGGGCCTCCATCCGTATTACCGACCTGGTTCACCGTGCCTATTCCCTCCAGCAAAACGGCACGACGGTGACGATTCAAAGTCAGACAGGGACATCGACTCTGGCCGTCAGTGGGACGACGTTGAATCTGGATGAAAAACCTCTGCTGAGGAATTGCAGCGGATTAAGTCTGGAGGTTCGAAACGGCCGTCTTCTGATCGTGCGGTTCAAGATGCAGGCGGAGACAGGCTGGCGGGATTACGAAATTTGTGCGGCGGCACGCTGCCGAAGCGGGGAATAAGATGTCGGCGGAAAGAAGTTCACATCAAAGTCGAGGAGCGGCCCTGATTGTCGTGCTGTTTTTGGTGATGGCTGTTTCGGTCATTGCACTGGGGCTGTTTGCCCGCACAGATTTCTCTCTGGCGGCCGGCCGCAATTTTGTTCTGCATACGCAGACGGAGACCCTTGCCTATTCGGGTC contains these protein-coding regions:
- a CDS encoding prepilin-type N-terminal cleavage/methylation domain-containing protein, which gives rise to MVCQTRKNSGFTLIELVMGMLIAGVVLLAAATFSFAMRQGQETTELMFNGPAAVRGASIRITDLVHRAYSLQQNGTTVTIQSQTGTSTLAVSGTTLNLDEKPLLRNCSGLSLEVRNGRLLIVRFKMQAETGWRDYEICAAARCRSGE
- a CDS encoding type II secretion system protein, encoding MKQHRQIQHGFTLLEILMAMVILGAAAAGVFLPFVSAAQVQREAVCQVLAAQLASNLMEEIVSTSFEEIKTRWNGYMEAEGQVKNASGAVFSDPIYKGFARSVLVGTVQINDTECLMASVRVDYKGRQMVRLQSLIAP